From a single Macrobrachium rosenbergii isolate ZJJX-2024 chromosome 7, ASM4041242v1, whole genome shotgun sequence genomic region:
- the LOC136840436 gene encoding uncharacterized protein translates to MNRKDANLVLRGRIVTLRNNGLSIRAIARDVGVSPTTVLLWIRRWEESGNLNDLPRPGGPRKTTPAEDDAIVRAAREQPLTNAMVIREDLGLEVSSMTVRRRLHAAGIHHRTPATKELLTERHKAGRYESCNIVKVVRSSHVTCNIWGWVCLHGMGDVFRIEGRFTAEWFARQDNLLVLEWPSKGTDMNVIEHVWAHMVNTWKMEHERTTPQLMAHINAQPVSHYASSLLRRNRMRHLRITCILSHISGEVAQSIPSS, encoded by the exons ATGAATCGAAAGGACGCAAATCTGGTGCTACGAGGACGAATTGTCACTTTACGCAACAATGGCCTCTCGATACGAGCCATTGCACGTGATGTTGGTGTGTCCCCCACCACAGTACTGTTGTGGATAAGAAGGTGGGAGGAGAGTGGCAACTTGAACGACTTGC CTAGGCCAGGGGGTCCACGGAAAACCACCCCAGCTGAGGATGACGCCATTGTCAGGGCGGCTCGAGAGCAGCCCTTAACCAACGCCATGGTCATTCGTGAAGACCTTGGATTAGAGGTGTCATCGATGACAGTACGGCGTAGACTCCATGCTGCCGGGATTCATCACAGAACTCCAGCGACGAAGGAGCTCTTGACAGAGCGACATAAGGCAGGAAG atATGAATCCTGCAACATCGTTAAGGTGGTTCGATCCAGCCATGTCACCTGCAACATATGGGGTTGGGTGTGTCTGCATGGTATGGGTGATGTGTTCCGTATCGAGGGACGATTTACAGCAG AGTGGTTTGCCAGACAGGATAACCTGCTTGTTCTGGAATGGCCAAGCAAAGGAACAGATATGAATGTGATTGAACACGTGTGGGCCCACATGGTGAACACATGGAAAATGGAACATGAGAGAACAACACCGCAACTCATGGCTCACATCAATGCTCA GCCGGTGTCACACTATGCGTCGTCGCTGCTACGGCGAAACCGTATGCGGCACCTCCGCATCACCTGCATCCTGTCACACATAAGCGGCGAAGTCGCTCAGTCTATCCCTAGCAGCTAG